The following coding sequences are from one Pusillimonas sp. DMV24BSW_D window:
- a CDS encoding crotonase/enoyl-CoA hydratase family protein produces MSESYKWPVPLPESLSVKLDDTIAVLTLNRAHKRNALCDELVLGMQIFFSSIPAHVQGVVVHGAGGDFCAGLDLNELKETSVAESFDTSIIGQRLNDTVQFCKVPVISVLHGAVIGGGLEFAASTHIRVAERSAYYALPEGTRGIFLGSGGSVRLPRLIGAATVIDMMLSGRVYEAEEAHHILRLSQYLVDPGQGLQKGIELAKRIAKNAPLANFAVIQSIPRICEQDPQTGLFTEMLMVGIAQGDDEAKQRLRDFLERKANKVQRHSQG; encoded by the coding sequence ATGAGTGAATCTTATAAGTGGCCCGTTCCATTACCTGAAAGTTTATCGGTTAAGTTGGATGACACCATTGCTGTTTTAACTTTAAATCGTGCACATAAACGCAATGCACTCTGTGATGAGTTGGTGCTGGGTATGCAGATCTTTTTTTCAAGCATTCCAGCACATGTGCAGGGTGTGGTGGTGCACGGTGCCGGCGGCGATTTTTGCGCCGGTCTTGACTTGAATGAACTGAAAGAAACCTCTGTCGCCGAGAGTTTTGATACGTCAATTATTGGGCAGCGCCTGAATGACACTGTGCAGTTTTGTAAAGTGCCGGTTATTTCGGTGCTTCATGGTGCTGTTATCGGGGGTGGGCTGGAGTTTGCGGCTTCAACACATATTCGCGTTGCCGAGCGGAGTGCCTATTACGCTCTTCCCGAGGGTACGCGCGGCATTTTTCTGGGCTCAGGAGGGTCTGTTCGCCTGCCTCGTCTTATCGGAGCTGCGACGGTGATCGATATGATGCTGTCAGGACGGGTGTACGAGGCTGAAGAGGCACATCATATTTTGCGACTCTCTCAATATCTGGTTGACCCTGGCCAGGGATTGCAGAAAGGGATTGAACTGGCCAAACGTATTGCAAAAAACGCGCCATTAGCGAATTTTGCCGTTATCCAATCCATCCCTCGTATTTGCGAGCAAGATCCGCAAACAGGGCTGTTTACCGAAATGCTGATGGTTGGCATTGCTCAAGGAGACGATGAAGCCAAGCAGCGTTTGCGCGATTTTCTGGAACGTAAGGCCAATAAGGTTCAACGCCATTCTCAGGGGTAG
- a CDS encoding acyl-CoA dehydrogenase family protein — MSSAPLRTDFSRDELEAEANEFRHHIARWVDERLCPQAEALDNANDFSHELFKELGDLGYYGIMYPETVGGSGLKYPFTCFSVLCEELARGSMSFAAGVCMQGSTATHTVFQWGNENLHNKYLKPALLGEKVAAFAITEPNSGSDAASLRTRATRTEGGFLLNGSKIFTTNGTVADFITVVATTNPTQGLKGLDLFLVDTNTPGFSVGRKLDKFSVRSSDTAELVFENVFVPDECYLNNGAPSSFLNAYKSLTVDRIFTAALALGGGRAAYDSALRYAKEREQFGQPISKFQAIQFRLVDMLAKLEQSRLYTYHAAALADQNASITTEAALAKIVAAEGCHEVCEMAMSVYGGYGLMNEYPVQRFLRDSYFPMIGGGTGDIMRHIVSRQLGL; from the coding sequence ATGAGTTCCGCACCTTTACGAACCGATTTCAGTCGAGACGAGTTAGAAGCCGAGGCGAACGAATTTCGACATCATATTGCGCGTTGGGTCGACGAGCGGCTGTGTCCCCAGGCGGAGGCGCTCGATAATGCGAACGATTTTTCTCATGAACTGTTCAAAGAGTTGGGTGATCTGGGTTATTACGGAATCATGTATCCGGAAACGGTTGGCGGTAGTGGCTTGAAGTATCCCTTTACCTGTTTCTCCGTATTATGTGAAGAGCTGGCACGAGGCTCTATGAGTTTCGCTGCGGGTGTGTGTATGCAAGGCTCAACGGCAACGCACACCGTTTTTCAGTGGGGTAATGAGAACTTACATAACAAGTATTTGAAACCGGCTTTGCTGGGTGAGAAAGTCGCAGCGTTTGCAATCACCGAGCCTAATTCGGGTTCCGATGCCGCCTCTTTACGTACACGTGCCACTCGCACAGAGGGCGGCTTCCTTCTTAACGGTTCCAAAATATTCACGACCAATGGTACGGTCGCCGATTTTATTACCGTAGTGGCAACCACAAATCCAACGCAGGGGTTAAAAGGGCTCGATCTCTTTCTGGTTGATACCAATACCCCCGGGTTCTCGGTAGGGCGTAAGCTGGACAAGTTTTCAGTACGAAGCTCCGATACGGCTGAATTGGTTTTTGAGAATGTTTTTGTGCCTGATGAATGCTATTTAAACAATGGTGCACCGAGCAGTTTTCTGAACGCTTATAAGTCATTAACAGTCGATCGTATTTTTACTGCTGCTTTGGCATTGGGCGGTGGTCGGGCTGCATACGACTCCGCTTTGCGTTATGCCAAAGAGCGAGAGCAATTTGGTCAACCTATCAGCAAGTTTCAAGCCATTCAATTTCGGTTGGTCGATATGCTGGCCAAGCTCGAGCAAAGCAGGTTGTATACCTATCATGCCGCAGCACTGGCCGACCAGAATGCATCCATTACTACCGAAGCGGCGCTGGCAAAAATCGTCGCGGCCGAAGGGTGTCATGAGGTTTGTGAAATGGCTATGTCGGTTTATGGCGGTTATGGATTAATGAATGAATATCCTGTGCAACGCTTTCTACGAGATTCGTACTTTCCTATGATCGGTGGCGGTACCGGCGACATCATGCGGCATATTGTTTCAAGGCAATTAGGCTTGTAA
- a CDS encoding ABC transporter substrate-binding protein, with product MKKSILAFTLATLIPLSNAFAEGVKVGVITGATGPGASLGIPYKNTFEVVPKTLGGVPVEYIIVDDATDTTTSVKLARKLIQQDNVDLIIGSSSVPTALAVSEIVAEQKVPQISLSPLPVKAEDNPWSYAVPQPINIMMAAVVKNMKEKGIKSVGYLGFSDSWGELVLAGLKANIEGTDIKLVASERYGRIDTSVAGQVLKLMAAKPDAVVLGGSGTPGALPQVSLRERGYKGPIYHNHGVINKDFLRVGGKALEGAYAPTGPVMVAEQLPDSNPIKAEAMNFTENYEAKFGDNTRNAFSAYSWDAYLLADQAVEKALKVAKPGTAEFRAALRDALETSNEVVGTHGVYTMSKTDHTGLDERASALVQVENGDWKLVTAK from the coding sequence ATGAAGAAAAGCATACTTGCATTTACGTTGGCTACTTTAATCCCGCTGTCCAATGCTTTTGCCGAAGGCGTTAAGGTTGGCGTTATTACCGGCGCTACCGGGCCGGGGGCGTCGTTGGGTATTCCTTATAAGAATACTTTTGAGGTCGTACCCAAAACCTTGGGTGGTGTACCGGTTGAATACATAATTGTTGATGATGCAACTGACACCACAACCTCGGTAAAACTGGCCCGAAAGCTTATTCAGCAAGATAACGTTGACCTGATTATCGGCTCAAGCAGTGTGCCCACTGCGCTGGCAGTCAGTGAGATTGTGGCTGAACAGAAAGTGCCTCAGATCTCGCTTTCCCCTTTGCCGGTTAAGGCTGAGGATAACCCTTGGTCGTACGCGGTGCCGCAGCCTATTAATATCATGATGGCCGCGGTGGTCAAAAACATGAAAGAAAAAGGGATTAAGAGCGTTGGTTACCTGGGCTTTTCGGATTCCTGGGGTGAACTGGTGTTGGCGGGGCTAAAAGCAAATATCGAGGGAACCGATATAAAGCTGGTGGCGAGTGAGCGTTACGGCCGTATTGACACTAGCGTAGCTGGTCAGGTGCTTAAGCTAATGGCCGCTAAACCGGATGCAGTTGTTCTGGGTGGTTCCGGGACGCCGGGTGCATTACCTCAAGTGAGCTTGCGAGAGCGCGGGTACAAAGGCCCTATTTATCATAATCATGGTGTGATTAACAAAGATTTTTTGCGTGTTGGAGGTAAGGCGCTCGAAGGCGCTTACGCACCCACGGGACCAGTCATGGTGGCCGAGCAATTGCCCGACAGCAACCCGATTAAGGCGGAGGCCATGAACTTTACCGAAAACTATGAGGCCAAATTTGGAGATAACACACGCAATGCATTTTCAGCCTACTCGTGGGATGCTTACTTATTGGCAGACCAGGCTGTGGAGAAGGCGTTGAAAGTCGCCAAACCCGGCACGGCTGAATTCCGTGCCGCACTTCGGGATGCACTGGAAACAAGTAACGAGGTCGTGGGTACGCATGGTGTATATACCATGAGTAAAACCGATCATACAGGGCTTGATGAGCGCGCCAGCGCGTTAGTGCAAGTGGAAAATGGCGACTGGAAACTGGTGACAGCTAAATGA
- the thrS gene encoding threonine--tRNA ligase, whose amino-acid sequence MVQITLPDGSQREYPGPVSVNDVAFSIGSGLGKAALAGKVSFEGQEDRLVDTSYVINQNAQLAIVTAKDPEGLDLIRHSTAHLLAYAVKSLFPEAQVTIGPVIDNGFYYDFSYKRPFTPEDLEAIEKKMVELAKKDEVVTREEWTRDDAVAFFKSIGEQYKAEIIASIPSNENISLYREGDFIDLCRGPHVPSTGKLKVFKLTKVAGAYWRGDSNNEMLQRIYGTAWATKEDQAAYLHMLEEAEKRDHRKLGRELDFFHFQDEAPGLIFWHPKGWTVWQQVEQYMRAVYRDNGYQEVKAPQILDLSLWKKTGHWDNYAENMFTTESESRTYGLKPMNCPGHVQIFNAGLHSYRELPIRYGEFGQCHRNEPSGSLHGMMRVRGFTQDDGHIFCTEDQLQDECAAFTALLQNVYADFGFTKILYKVATRPEKRIGSDEVWDKAEQALMESLNRTGCEYEVSEGEGAFYGPKIEYTLTDAIGRHWQCGTIQVDFSMPERLGAEYVDANDQRKTPVMLHRAILGSFERFIGILIENHAGALPPWLAPEQAVVCCISENSADYAAEIAQKLKKQGFRAGADLRGEKINRKIREHSLKKMPYILVVGEKEREAGTVAVRSRGGIDLGVMSTNDFIERLHEDIQQRRSVGQDH is encoded by the coding sequence ATGGTTCAAATTACACTGCCCGATGGATCTCAGCGCGAGTATCCCGGCCCGGTGTCTGTTAACGACGTCGCTTTTTCCATTGGGTCGGGGTTGGGTAAAGCTGCTCTGGCTGGGAAAGTGTCGTTCGAGGGCCAGGAAGATAGGTTGGTGGATACCAGCTACGTCATTAATCAGAACGCACAACTGGCTATCGTAACCGCCAAAGACCCCGAAGGGCTTGATCTCATTCGCCATTCCACTGCACACTTGCTGGCCTACGCGGTGAAGAGTTTGTTTCCAGAGGCCCAAGTCACTATCGGCCCGGTTATCGATAACGGCTTTTATTACGATTTTTCTTACAAGCGTCCGTTTACGCCCGAAGATTTGGAAGCCATTGAAAAGAAAATGGTGGAATTGGCCAAAAAAGACGAGGTGGTCACGCGCGAAGAATGGACGCGAGACGATGCGGTTGCATTTTTCAAAAGCATTGGCGAACAATATAAAGCGGAAATCATTGCGTCTATTCCGTCGAACGAGAACATTAGCCTGTATCGTGAAGGTGATTTCATCGATCTTTGCCGGGGGCCGCACGTTCCCTCCACCGGCAAACTGAAGGTGTTCAAGCTGACCAAAGTGGCTGGGGCCTACTGGCGTGGCGACAGCAACAATGAAATGTTGCAACGTATTTATGGCACGGCCTGGGCCACAAAAGAAGACCAAGCCGCTTATTTGCACATGCTGGAAGAGGCTGAAAAACGGGATCACCGCAAACTGGGTCGCGAATTGGACTTCTTCCATTTCCAAGATGAAGCGCCCGGGCTTATTTTCTGGCACCCGAAAGGCTGGACGGTTTGGCAACAGGTCGAGCAATACATGCGTGCCGTGTACCGCGACAACGGTTATCAGGAAGTAAAGGCGCCGCAAATCCTGGACCTTTCACTTTGGAAGAAAACCGGCCACTGGGATAACTACGCCGAAAACATGTTCACCACAGAGTCGGAGAGTCGCACTTATGGTTTGAAGCCCATGAATTGCCCCGGACACGTGCAGATTTTTAACGCTGGTTTGCATTCGTATCGCGAACTGCCCATTCGCTATGGCGAGTTCGGTCAATGCCACCGCAATGAACCGTCCGGTTCTCTGCACGGCATGATGCGTGTGCGGGGGTTCACCCAAGACGACGGCCACATTTTCTGTACGGAAGATCAGTTGCAAGACGAGTGTGCGGCGTTTACGGCTTTGTTGCAGAACGTGTATGCCGACTTCGGCTTTACAAAGATTCTGTATAAAGTGGCGACCCGCCCGGAAAAACGTATTGGCTCCGATGAGGTTTGGGACAAAGCGGAGCAGGCGTTGATGGAAAGTTTGAACCGTACAGGGTGCGAGTATGAAGTCAGTGAAGGCGAGGGTGCGTTCTACGGCCCTAAGATTGAGTACACGCTAACGGATGCCATTGGCCGTCACTGGCAGTGCGGCACAATTCAGGTTGATTTTTCCATGCCGGAGCGCCTCGGCGCCGAATATGTCGATGCGAACGATCAACGCAAAACGCCGGTGATGTTGCATCGTGCTATTTTGGGTTCCTTCGAGCGTTTTATCGGTATTCTTATTGAAAATCATGCGGGTGCACTACCGCCATGGCTTGCTCCTGAACAGGCTGTGGTGTGCTGTATTTCCGAGAATTCTGCCGATTATGCAGCTGAAATCGCTCAAAAGCTGAAAAAACAAGGGTTTAGAGCCGGGGCAGATTTGCGCGGTGAAAAAATCAACCGTAAAATCAGAGAGCATAGTTTGAAGAAAATGCCCTACATTCTGGTTGTCGGCGAAAAAGAACGCGAAGCTGGAACGGTTGCAGTACGTAGCCGGGGCGGTATTGATCTGGGTGTCATGAGTACCAACGACTTTATCGAGCGTTTGCACGAAGATATTCAGCAACGTCGCAGTGTAGGGCAAGACCATTAA
- the infC gene encoding translation initiation factor IF-3, translating to MGVLDIATDKSHRINGEIRATEVRLIGIEGDQLGIVKLADALGLAEDHEVDLVEIAPNASPPVCRLMDYGKFKYQEQKKQAEAKAKQKVIQVKEVKFRPGTDEGDYQVKLRNLRRFIEDGDKAKVTLRFRGREMAHQELGMRVLERVRDDLSELVQVEAMPKLEGRQMVMVLAPRKKPAGKGDSAS from the coding sequence ATAGGAGTTTTAGATATCGCAACCGATAAATCCCATCGCATCAATGGCGAAATCCGTGCCACAGAGGTACGTTTAATCGGCATCGAAGGTGACCAACTGGGTATCGTCAAGCTGGCTGACGCACTCGGGCTCGCTGAAGATCATGAAGTAGACTTGGTTGAAATTGCGCCCAATGCATCGCCGCCTGTCTGTCGTTTAATGGACTACGGCAAGTTCAAATATCAAGAACAGAAGAAACAGGCGGAAGCCAAAGCCAAGCAGAAAGTTATCCAGGTTAAGGAAGTGAAGTTCCGCCCGGGTACCGATGAGGGCGATTATCAGGTTAAATTGCGCAATTTGCGTCGTTTTATCGAAGACGGTGACAAAGCCAAAGTTACGTTGCGTTTCCGTGGCCGCGAAATGGCCCACCAAGAGTTGGGCATGCGTGTATTGGAGCGTGTTCGCGACGACCTTAGCGAGCTTGTCCAGGTTGAGGCTATGCCTAAGCTGGAAGGGCGACAAATGGTTATGGTTTTGGCGCCACGCAAGAAACCTGCGGGTAAGGGCGATTCGGCCTCCTGA
- the gshB gene encoding glutathione synthase, which yields MHILFIIDPLSSLKAYKDSSVAMMRALCKRGHVISVALQGDIYIDEGVVKVTGQAINLIQEADLHGPNWWQASGDSVDQALSRYDAVVMRKDPPFDMEYVYSTHLLDFAQAQGARVFNAGQAIRNHPEKLAITEFAEFTSPTLVSRNIARLRAFHAKYHDIILKPLDGMGGTGIFHVRPDGANLGAILETLTDNGARTIMAQRYIPEIKQGDKRILLINGEPVPYALARIPLAGETRGNLAAGGRGVAQPLTKRDRYIAETIGSKLRERGLLLVGLDVIGDYLTEVNVTSPTCFVEITEQTDFDVADCFAQALEQAVRG from the coding sequence ATGCACATACTATTCATTATTGATCCTTTGTCGTCGTTGAAGGCCTACAAAGACTCCTCAGTTGCCATGATGCGCGCCCTGTGCAAGCGTGGCCACGTAATTAGTGTGGCCTTGCAAGGCGATATTTACATCGATGAGGGTGTGGTAAAAGTGACGGGTCAAGCGATCAATCTGATCCAGGAAGCCGACTTGCATGGCCCAAATTGGTGGCAAGCATCCGGGGATTCGGTTGATCAGGCCTTGTCGCGCTACGATGCCGTGGTAATGCGTAAGGACCCGCCGTTCGACATGGAGTATGTGTACTCCACACATTTGCTCGATTTTGCCCAAGCGCAAGGCGCTCGGGTTTTTAATGCGGGGCAAGCGATCCGCAACCACCCCGAAAAGCTTGCCATTACCGAGTTCGCTGAATTTACCTCGCCGACGCTGGTCAGTCGGAACATAGCTCGCTTACGGGCATTTCACGCCAAATATCACGATATTATTTTGAAGCCGCTTGACGGCATGGGTGGTACCGGCATTTTTCATGTGCGTCCCGATGGCGCGAATCTTGGCGCTATTCTGGAAACGCTTACTGATAATGGTGCCCGCACCATTATGGCGCAGCGCTATATTCCAGAAATAAAACAAGGTGATAAACGTATTTTGCTGATCAACGGTGAGCCCGTACCGTACGCGTTGGCGCGTATACCCTTAGCGGGTGAAACAAGAGGGAATTTGGCCGCAGGAGGTCGAGGTGTGGCGCAACCACTCACCAAGCGTGATCGTTATATCGCTGAGACAATCGGTTCCAAGCTGCGGGAAAGAGGGCTTCTTTTGGTGGGATTGGACGTAATCGGCGATTACCTGACAGAAGTGAATGTAACCAGCCCAACGTGTTTTGTTGAAATCACCGAGCAAACTGATTTTGATGTCGCCGATTGTTTTGCTCAGGCGCTGGAGCAGGCGGTAAGGGGGTAG
- a CDS encoding PTS sugar transporter subunit IIA: MVRVVLVMHQPLGSAFAHCAGHVLGCEPDIVLMDITPADSPEDKVIQLQAILAEAPATLVLTDIFGATPFNIARKAVEATQAQGARAELVTGTNLCMIIKALTGPRDNLQELVELVRASGAKGIVSACCTT; the protein is encoded by the coding sequence ATGGTGCGGGTTGTTCTGGTTATGCATCAGCCATTGGGAAGTGCTTTTGCGCATTGCGCAGGGCATGTTCTGGGCTGTGAGCCAGATATTGTCCTTATGGATATCACGCCGGCTGATTCGCCGGAAGATAAAGTTATCCAACTACAAGCAATTCTTGCCGAAGCGCCGGCAACGTTGGTTTTAACGGATATTTTTGGTGCCACCCCATTCAATATTGCACGTAAAGCGGTTGAAGCGACACAGGCACAAGGGGCGCGCGCCGAGCTGGTGACCGGGACGAATTTGTGTATGATCATCAAGGCGCTTACCGGCCCGCGTGATAACCTTCAAGAATTGGTGGAGTTGGTGCGCGCAAGCGGCGCCAAGGGGATCGTAAGTGCCTGTTGCACGACTTAA
- a CDS encoding HPr family phosphocarrier protein has translation MSSIDITITNKLGLHARAAAKLTQLASRYTDTQIFIARGSQRVNAKSIMGVMMLAAGLGVTVTVDAEGPQADVALEEVRQLFNDKFGEAE, from the coding sequence ATGTCTTCAATTGATATTACTATTACCAATAAACTTGGCTTGCATGCACGGGCGGCAGCCAAGCTCACGCAATTGGCGTCTCGTTACACTGATACACAAATTTTCATCGCGCGTGGTTCACAGCGTGTGAACGCCAAGAGCATAATGGGCGTCATGATGCTGGCGGCGGGTCTGGGGGTTACCGTAACCGTTGATGCCGAAGGCCCTCAAGCCGATGTGGCGCTTGAAGAAGTCCGCCAGCTGTTTAATGACAAATTTGGTGAAGCTGAATAA
- the ptsP gene encoding phosphoenolpyruvate--protein phosphotransferase, whose amino-acid sequence MTAAAPAIPHTFNSMLCLRGQGVVKGYAIGRAAVMGAAALEVVHYRIQPEAVEEECARLKAALAQARDELQHMVANLPDDAPREMGALLTVHSMLLDDRMLSEQACNLIIERHYNAEWALTTQGQVLGEQFAAMEDEYLRERGTDIRQVIERVLRVLSGTPVALPQFDSGYSGELIVVARDISPADMLRLRGARFGAFLTDLGGPTSHTAIVARSMNVPAVVGMGNIRTLVRDGDLLIVDGMSGAVLVNPPDFVLEEYRRRQSAYADDRAELGRLKYAEAVTLDGVQVKLEANIELPEEAEQALAAGADGIGLFRSEFLFMGRRDLPGEEEQYEAYATVVKAMQGRPVTIRTLDIGADKTLDGDATVATNPALGLRAIRYCLAHPEIFQTQLRALLRASVHGKLRILVPMIAHLHEVRAVRQAIAEACQHLESRDISFDRNVEVGAMVEIPAIAIAIEPFVEQLDFLSIGTNDLIQYTLAIDRGDNDVADLYDPMHPAVLRLISHTINAAQRYGKSVAVCGEMAGDAQVTRMLLGLGLREFSMHPQQLLDVKKEVRQSHTNALRVKVASALNRAERINLDELAG is encoded by the coding sequence ATGACTGCCGCTGCGCCTGCCATACCTCATACATTTAATTCCATGCTGTGCCTTCGCGGCCAGGGTGTGGTGAAAGGTTATGCCATTGGTCGGGCCGCCGTGATGGGTGCGGCAGCCCTAGAGGTCGTGCACTATCGTATCCAGCCCGAAGCGGTTGAGGAAGAGTGTGCCAGATTGAAGGCGGCGCTGGCACAAGCTCGCGATGAGTTGCAACATATGGTGGCAAACCTGCCCGATGATGCTCCGCGGGAAATGGGTGCACTGCTTACTGTGCATAGCATGCTGCTAGACGACCGTATGTTGTCGGAGCAGGCGTGTAACCTTATTATCGAGCGTCACTACAATGCCGAATGGGCGTTAACCACCCAAGGGCAAGTATTGGGCGAGCAATTCGCTGCGATGGAAGATGAGTATCTGCGCGAGCGCGGCACAGACATTCGCCAGGTTATTGAGCGGGTGTTGCGAGTATTATCCGGCACACCTGTTGCCTTACCTCAGTTTGACTCGGGTTATTCGGGAGAACTGATTGTGGTGGCTCGGGATATTTCACCGGCCGACATGTTACGTTTGCGTGGTGCACGATTTGGGGCGTTTCTAACGGATCTGGGCGGGCCTACCTCGCATACTGCCATTGTTGCTCGCAGTATGAATGTGCCGGCTGTTGTCGGCATGGGCAATATTCGCACCCTGGTGCGCGATGGCGACCTGCTCATTGTCGATGGCATGAGTGGGGCGGTGTTGGTTAACCCGCCCGATTTTGTTCTGGAAGAATATCGTCGACGCCAGTCTGCCTATGCAGATGACCGTGCCGAGCTTGGGCGCCTGAAATATGCGGAAGCGGTTACGTTGGACGGCGTTCAGGTTAAGCTTGAAGCCAATATTGAGTTACCGGAAGAGGCCGAGCAGGCGTTGGCCGCGGGTGCCGATGGCATTGGTCTGTTTCGCAGCGAATTTCTGTTCATGGGCCGTCGCGATCTACCGGGTGAAGAGGAGCAATACGAAGCCTATGCCACAGTCGTTAAAGCGATGCAGGGTCGCCCCGTAACGATTCGTACATTGGATATTGGTGCAGATAAAACGTTAGACGGTGATGCCACCGTCGCAACCAATCCGGCGCTGGGTCTGCGTGCCATTCGCTATTGTCTGGCTCATCCTGAAATTTTTCAAACGCAATTGCGTGCTTTGTTACGCGCATCTGTGCACGGGAAACTTAGAATTCTGGTTCCCATGATTGCTCATTTGCATGAAGTACGGGCGGTACGCCAGGCAATTGCCGAGGCATGTCAGCACCTGGAGTCACGAGACATTTCTTTCGATCGAAACGTTGAAGTGGGGGCCATGGTGGAAATTCCTGCTATTGCCATTGCCATAGAACCGTTTGTCGAACAGCTGGATTTTTTGTCGATCGGTACCAACGATTTGATTCAATATACATTGGCGATCGATCGTGGTGACAACGATGTTGCCGATTTATACGACCCTATGCATCCGGCGGTATTGCGGCTTATTTCACATACCATTAATGCGGCGCAACGTTATGGAAAGTCGGTGGCGGTTTGCGGTGAAATGGCGGGCGACGCCCAGGTTACGCGTATGTTGCTTGGCTTGGGTCTACGAGAGTTTTCCATGCATCCCCAGCAACTGCTCGATGTTAAAAAAGAAGTGCGTCAGTCTCATACCAACGCACTTCGGGTTAAGGTCGCATCGGCTCTAAATAGAGCGGAACGAATTAATCTCGATGAACTGGCCGGTTAA
- a CDS encoding ammonium transporter, which translates to MNAADFVWVTVSTLLVLMMVVPGLALFYGGLVRSKNVLSVLAQVLCTFSLAIVVWFVYGYSLAFTENNAFFGDFSRVFLNGIANFTTGEYALAGSIPEISFAAFQATFAGITCALIVGGFAERIRFSAVLVFTLIWVTFAYLPIAHMVWASGGFLFERGALDFAGGTVVHINAGVAGLVGAYYLGPRLGYGREAMPPHNLPMTMIGASLLWVGWFGFNAGSALGANETAALAFFNTLIATAGAVMAWLFTEWSVKGKPSLLGAVSGAIAGLVGITPAAGLVGPFGALIIGVVSGIVCVWGVNGLKRLLKADDSLDVFGIHGVAGIIGAILTGVFNAQALGGPGLESAADIFPQLWIQIEGILITVIWTGVVAWVAYFIADKLCGLRVSNEEEREGLDISTHGETAYQR; encoded by the coding sequence ATGAATGCAGCTGATTTTGTTTGGGTGACCGTATCCACCCTACTCGTCTTAATGATGGTTGTCCCGGGACTGGCCTTATTCTATGGTGGCCTGGTGCGATCCAAAAACGTTTTATCTGTTTTGGCGCAAGTTTTATGCACCTTTTCGTTAGCCATCGTCGTTTGGTTTGTTTATGGCTATTCGCTGGCGTTTACCGAAAACAATGCTTTTTTCGGCGATTTCTCCCGTGTTTTCCTGAACGGTATCGCCAATTTCACTACAGGTGAGTATGCGTTGGCGGGCAGTATTCCCGAGATCAGTTTTGCCGCGTTTCAGGCAACTTTCGCCGGAATCACCTGCGCCTTGATTGTGGGTGGGTTTGCTGAACGTATCCGTTTTTCAGCGGTATTAGTGTTTACTTTGATTTGGGTCACCTTTGCCTACCTGCCCATTGCACATATGGTTTGGGCGTCCGGCGGCTTCCTGTTCGAGCGTGGCGCCCTGGATTTTGCAGGCGGCACTGTCGTCCATATTAATGCCGGTGTCGCCGGGCTGGTCGGCGCCTATTATCTGGGCCCGCGTCTGGGTTATGGTCGCGAAGCCATGCCGCCTCACAACCTGCCCATGACCATGATTGGTGCATCATTACTTTGGGTAGGCTGGTTCGGTTTCAATGCCGGCTCAGCGCTAGGCGCAAATGAAACCGCCGCCTTGGCTTTCTTCAACACGCTTATTGCCACGGCCGGTGCCGTCATGGCCTGGTTGTTTACGGAATGGTCCGTTAAAGGCAAGCCCTCGTTACTGGGTGCTGTCTCCGGTGCCATTGCAGGCTTGGTCGGCATTACGCCGGCAGCGGGACTTGTCGGTCCGTTTGGCGCACTGATTATTGGTGTTGTTTCCGGCATCGTATGCGTTTGGGGTGTAAACGGTCTGAAGCGGTTGCTTAAAGCCGATGACTCACTCGATGTATTCGGCATTCACGGTGTCGCCGGGATCATTGGTGCGATCCTCACCGGTGTATTTAACGCACAGGCATTGGGTGGACCCGGTCTGGAAAGCGCCGCCGACATATTCCCGCAACTCTGGATCCAAATCGAAGGCATCCTGATTACGGTTATCTGGACCGGGGTCGTTGCATGGGTTGCTTACTTCATTGCCGACAAACTGTGCGGTTTACGCGTTAGCAACGAAGAAGAACGTGAGGGCCTTGATATTAGCACCCACGGCGAAACCGCCTACCAGCGCTAA
- a CDS encoding P-II family nitrogen regulator, whose protein sequence is MKLVTAIIKPFKLDEVREALAAVGIQGMTVSEVKGFGRQKGHTELYRGAEYTVDFLPKLRIELAVTDALVEQAIEALCQAAHTGKIGDGKIFVTPIEQVIRIRTSETGDAAI, encoded by the coding sequence ATGAAACTAGTTACTGCAATCATCAAACCGTTCAAGCTGGATGAAGTGCGTGAGGCACTCGCCGCTGTCGGTATCCAAGGAATGACCGTCAGTGAGGTAAAGGGTTTTGGCCGACAAAAAGGCCATACCGAACTCTATCGCGGGGCGGAATATACGGTCGATTTTCTGCCAAAACTCAGAATCGAACTGGCCGTGACCGACGCATTGGTCGAACAAGCCATTGAAGCACTTTGCCAGGCGGCACATACAGGGAAAATTGGCGACGGGAAGATTTTTGTCACGCCGATCGAGCAAGTCATCCGTATCCGTACCAGCGAAACCGGCGATGCCGCTATCTAG